One Paenibacillus sp. FSL H7-0737 DNA segment encodes these proteins:
- a CDS encoding carbohydrate ABC transporter permease: MEKNNNRLGWLFASPYLIFSTVFFLGPLIWSLYLSFTNWDLISPTYDFVGFKNFTKALGTPGVRSAFWVTYKFMIVFVPIVTAMSLFVAVIVKGLPKLKTVFLIGFFLPYLSSGVVASLIVKGFLSHTSPVQTFLRDRLGLDIDWLGGSFSALFVVAMIMAWKFTGYYALILTSGLESIDQEVYEAAAIDGVKDSQRFWRITLPLLYPAIYTTLILSFGATFGIFTEVYQLTGGGPNYATNTWQMEIYSQAFKNLQAGYASAIAIMAAVATFISIFVIRKILEMWGKRNGWV, encoded by the coding sequence ATTGAAAAAAATAATAATCGGTTAGGCTGGCTTTTTGCCAGCCCTTACCTTATTTTTTCGACTGTGTTTTTCTTGGGCCCGCTTATTTGGTCTCTATATTTGTCTTTTACTAACTGGGACTTGATTTCACCGACTTATGATTTTGTAGGATTCAAGAATTTTACCAAAGCATTAGGCACACCAGGGGTAAGATCGGCATTTTGGGTAACGTACAAATTTATGATCGTATTTGTACCGATTGTCACAGCCATGTCGCTTTTTGTAGCGGTAATTGTAAAAGGCTTACCTAAATTAAAAACCGTATTTCTTATTGGATTCTTCTTGCCTTACCTATCCTCAGGGGTTGTTGCATCCCTTATTGTTAAAGGTTTTTTGTCACATACAAGTCCTGTTCAGACGTTTCTAAGGGATCGGTTAGGTCTTGATATTGACTGGCTCGGCGGATCTTTCTCGGCATTGTTCGTCGTTGCGATGATTATGGCTTGGAAATTTACAGGTTACTATGCGTTAATTCTTACTTCAGGTTTAGAGAGCATTGATCAGGAAGTATATGAAGCAGCGGCAATTGATGGCGTGAAGGACAGCCAAAGGTTCTGGAGAATTACGTTGCCTTTGCTTTACCCTGCGATTTATACAACCTTAATTTTATCCTTTGGTGCAACATTCGGTATCTTTACTGAGGTCTACCAATTAACAGGCGGCGGACCGAACTATGCAACGAATACATGGCAAATGGAAATATACAGTCAAGCATTTAAGAACCTGCAGGCAGGTTACGCATCAGCTATCGCGATTATGGCTGCGGTTGCGACATTTATATCTATATTCGTAATCCGAAAAATTCTGGAAATGTGGGGTAAGCGCAATGGTTGGGTCTAA
- a CDS encoding ABC transporter substrate-binding protein produces the protein MKKKLSVMLALTLVFTIIAGCGSKSSNSGTSADGVTTIEFWAAPNPTQQAYWQKIAKEYETVNPKVKINVSAIKESPTSEASIQAAIAGGSAPTMTENISRGFAAQLANSKALVPLDTIAGFNDIVTKRNMTKTIEPWEFADGHQYVLPIYSNAMLFGWRTDILREAGVNEVPRTYSEVIEATKKLKAKYPDKYLWAKPDLADPTSWKRWFDFFMLYNAASDGNKFIEGSQFVGDEKAGVDVLTFVDNLRKEKGLLSQNVTEPFENGVGVFTDVGPWTFSTWAEKYPELQYKENFEVTLPPVPDGMDPANAKTFADAKGIVIYASASPEQQAAAIEFIKWVYSDDKNDVAFFQETNLPPARDDVGTNEVFKPVFEKTPVLQEYAKAIPNAVPSMDNPKFNELQTFIGQEAFNKIVRGEIDPKTGWDNMKKAIEGELQ, from the coding sequence ATGAAGAAGAAGCTTTCAGTAATGCTTGCACTTACGCTTGTATTCACGATTATTGCCGGTTGTGGATCAAAGAGCAGTAATTCAGGCACTTCAGCAGATGGAGTAACAACTATTGAGTTCTGGGCTGCACCTAACCCGACTCAACAAGCATATTGGCAGAAAATCGCCAAAGAATATGAGACTGTTAACCCTAAGGTGAAAATTAACGTAAGTGCGATCAAGGAGTCCCCTACTTCTGAGGCAAGTATTCAAGCCGCAATCGCGGGTGGAAGCGCTCCGACGATGACTGAGAACATTAGCCGTGGTTTTGCAGCACAACTTGCAAACAGTAAAGCGTTAGTTCCATTGGATACGATTGCTGGCTTCAATGATATTGTGACAAAACGTAATATGACCAAAACGATTGAGCCTTGGGAATTTGCCGATGGCCATCAATATGTTCTTCCAATCTACTCCAATGCAATGTTGTTCGGATGGAGAACGGATATTTTGAGAGAAGCTGGTGTGAACGAAGTTCCAAGAACATACAGTGAAGTGATTGAGGCAACGAAAAAATTAAAAGCAAAATACCCGGATAAATATCTTTGGGCGAAACCTGACTTAGCAGACCCTACCTCTTGGAAAAGATGGTTCGACTTCTTTATGCTGTACAATGCAGCTTCAGATGGCAACAAATTCATTGAAGGCAGCCAATTTGTTGGCGATGAAAAAGCTGGTGTAGACGTTCTTACTTTCGTGGACAATCTTCGTAAGGAGAAAGGGCTGTTGTCTCAGAATGTAACAGAACCTTTTGAAAATGGAGTGGGCGTATTTACGGATGTAGGACCTTGGACATTCAGCACATGGGCTGAGAAATATCCAGAGCTACAGTACAAGGAGAACTTTGAAGTAACATTGCCTCCTGTTCCTGACGGTATGGATCCAGCGAATGCAAAAACATTTGCGGATGCTAAAGGAATTGTTATCTATGCATCGGCAAGTCCAGAGCAACAAGCTGCTGCAATAGAATTCATCAAGTGGGTATATTCGGATGACAAAAACGATGTTGCCTTTTTCCAAGAAACAAACTTGCCTCCAGCACGTGATGATGTAGGTACAAATGAAGTGTTTAAACCAGTATTTGAAAAAACGCCTGTATTGCAAGAGTATGCAAAAGCAATCCCGAATGCTGTTCCATCCATGGACAATCCGAAATTCAACGAATTGCAAACCTTTATTGGTCAAGAGGCCTTTAACAAAATCGTTCGTGGTGAGATTGATCCAAAAACGGGTTGGGACAATATGAAGAAGGCGATTGAAGGGGAACTTCAATAA
- a CDS encoding LacI family DNA-binding transcriptional regulator, with protein sequence MKVKVTMQDIADRLNISKNSVSQALSGKDGVSEETRQLIIDTANEMGYTYSRGRKSTEEEAGTFVILASEFAFSKRNFFGEIYLSIEKEAAKRNKRMVIQSIDHHASEQLILPPILFDPSVEGILILSHITTPYIQAVTGTGIPTVLIDHHHPDLKADSILTNNRYAAYTAVQYLIELGHTRIGFIGNIQFSPSYYERLEGYRLALYQSAIEYNPKWVFDRAIEEMDDVFNAVQKLDKQPTAWFCVNDGFGFLINSVMYKLGYQIPQDVSIVSFDNGQLSRITTPLTTTMDVDLSYFGRKAIEQLFWRIDHPEEPFIEVLLPTHLIIRESTQHPNT encoded by the coding sequence ATGAAGGTGAAGGTAACAATGCAAGATATCGCCGATCGATTGAATATATCGAAGAACTCTGTTTCTCAGGCTCTGTCCGGTAAAGACGGTGTGAGTGAGGAAACGAGACAGTTAATTATCGATACTGCGAATGAAATGGGTTACACCTATTCGCGAGGGCGCAAAAGCACAGAAGAAGAAGCTGGAACCTTTGTCATTTTGGCATCAGAATTTGCATTTTCCAAACGTAACTTTTTTGGAGAAATTTATTTGAGTATTGAGAAGGAAGCAGCGAAGCGAAATAAGCGTATGGTTATTCAATCTATTGATCATCACGCTTCCGAACAATTGATTCTGCCTCCTATATTATTTGATCCTTCCGTAGAAGGAATCTTGATTCTGTCCCATATTACGACCCCATATATTCAAGCAGTGACGGGCACAGGGATTCCCACCGTATTAATTGATCACCATCACCCTGATCTTAAGGCCGATAGTATTCTCACCAATAATCGTTATGCCGCTTATACAGCGGTGCAGTATTTAATTGAATTGGGACATACCCGTATTGGCTTTATCGGCAATATTCAATTCTCACCAAGCTATTACGAGCGTTTAGAAGGTTATCGCCTGGCTCTATACCAATCTGCCATTGAATACAACCCAAAATGGGTGTTCGATCGTGCCATTGAAGAAATGGATGATGTGTTCAACGCTGTACAAAAGTTGGATAAGCAGCCTACGGCTTGGTTCTGTGTCAATGACGGCTTTGGGTTCTTGATCAATTCCGTGATGTACAAGCTTGGGTATCAGATCCCCCAAGATGTATCTATTGTGAGCTTTGATAATGGACAGTTATCGCGGATAACAACTCCTTTGACTACAACGATGGATGTAGATTTGTCTTACTTTGGACGAAAAGCTATAGAACAACTCTTCTGGCGCATTGATCATCCCGAGGAGCCTTTTATAGAAGTTCTCCTTCCTACCCATCTGATCATTCGGGAATCCACACAACATCCAAATACATAA
- a CDS encoding glycoside hydrolase family 88 protein: MWTTAIEDAIRKIESNIAGHPGKLPHIAEGQQYEWGDNDDWIEGFYVGMMWLAYEYSKDSFYKEAAASWLGDFKHRLDHHIALDHHDIGFLYSLTAVAEWKITGSEEARAVGLQAADTLCKRWRENAGILQAWGLESDPENAGRIIIDCLMNLPLLFWAAEETGDNRYYDIALEHALKSRKFLVRGDASSYHTFYFDPATGSAIRGGTHQGYEDGSTWTRGQAWGIYGFALAYRYTREEDFLNTSKSLAHYFISHLPEDNVAYWDFDVPVEASTPRDSSASAIAASGLLELLDLLDADDPDRAIYEAALLRSMKSLAEHYATSGNPEAEGLLKHGSYHVRGGRVPDGHMIWGDYYYLEALIRMQTGIRGYW, from the coding sequence ATGTGGACAACGGCAATTGAGGATGCTATTCGCAAGATCGAGAGTAATATCGCGGGCCATCCGGGCAAACTGCCTCATATCGCTGAGGGGCAACAATACGAATGGGGAGACAATGATGATTGGATAGAGGGGTTCTATGTTGGCATGATGTGGCTTGCTTATGAATATAGCAAAGATTCATTCTATAAGGAGGCGGCAGCTTCTTGGTTAGGAGACTTTAAGCATCGTCTGGATCATCACATCGCCCTGGACCATCATGATATTGGCTTTTTGTACTCACTGACTGCAGTAGCAGAGTGGAAAATAACAGGCAGCGAAGAAGCCCGAGCTGTCGGTCTACAGGCTGCGGATACACTATGCAAGCGCTGGCGTGAAAACGCTGGAATCCTCCAGGCCTGGGGTTTAGAGAGTGACCCCGAGAATGCGGGACGTATCATTATTGACTGTTTGATGAATTTGCCTCTGCTGTTCTGGGCTGCGGAGGAAACGGGGGACAATCGCTATTATGATATAGCACTCGAACATGCGTTAAAGAGCCGGAAATTTCTTGTGCGTGGGGATGCTTCCTCTTATCATACTTTTTACTTTGATCCAGCTACAGGAAGTGCAATTCGTGGAGGAACACATCAAGGCTATGAGGATGGATCGACCTGGACACGTGGTCAAGCGTGGGGAATATACGGATTTGCCCTGGCTTATCGTTATACACGAGAGGAAGACTTTCTTAATACTTCTAAAAGTCTGGCTCATTACTTTATCAGCCATCTTCCAGAGGATAATGTGGCGTATTGGGATTTTGATGTGCCGGTGGAAGCGAGTACCCCTCGCGACAGCTCGGCTTCAGCCATTGCGGCTTCCGGTCTTTTGGAGCTGCTGGATCTTCTGGACGCAGATGACCCGGATCGTGCTATTTATGAAGCAGCCTTACTCCGCAGCATGAAATCCTTAGCGGAACATTATGCGACATCCGGAAATCCGGAGGCGGAGGGGCTTCTAAAGCATGGTTCCTATCATGTCAGAGGTGGACGTGTGCCTGATGGCCATATGATTTGGGGAGACTATTATTATTTGGAAGCGCTGATCCGCATGCAGACCGGAATCCGAGGATATTGGTAG
- a CDS encoding DUF2264 domain-containing protein, which produces MELKGTKNELQMFLNDLYAPLESRFTSGCAGIDMGATGSIYNEATALMEAFARPLWGLVPHASGGGESALWPKFLEGIVNGTDPEHEEYWGEFSTKDQRMVEQAVLGLGLALAPHKLWEPLSDVQKMQVYNWLNQINHVDRSNPNNWLMFTVLVNVGFKKVGLPYDQEIMNHYLEKIDTYYLSDGWYSDGLTDQRDYYIAFAMHYYTLIYAKLMADDDPQRAAVYRERSAQFAKDFMYWFAEDGSAIPFGRSLTYRFAQVSFWSALVYAEVLPFSYGVLKGIIMRHFRWWFEKPIMGIDGLLSIGYAYPNLVMTENYNAPGSPYWAFKAMLILALPDDHPFWQAEEEPLPVLKDQLPLQEARMLVSRPEGNKHVIAYTSGQMANFDMAHSAAKYSKFAYSTLFGFSVPKAGYGLVQGAYDSTLALCECDEHYRVRRFCEMWEIGENYVYSRWHPWSDVHVKTWIIPAGLWHVRIHSIHSARCLDVAEGGFAIGQSAGFSRSDRETIHVSNTAVSVQLPWGISAIHMLSGFDRGECVLPEPNTNLLKPRTFLPSLISRLEPGDHVLISAVFGATNIPENQESLSSPPIIQRQSEGRIVIYDPRNQAVLHTVDLSERRDKDVDNGN; this is translated from the coding sequence GTGGAACTGAAGGGTACTAAAAATGAATTACAAATGTTCTTAAATGACCTATATGCTCCGCTGGAGAGTCGATTTACTTCTGGATGTGCAGGAATCGATATGGGAGCTACAGGATCAATATACAATGAAGCTACCGCGCTTATGGAAGCCTTCGCTCGTCCGTTATGGGGGCTTGTTCCCCATGCCAGCGGGGGAGGGGAGAGTGCGCTTTGGCCGAAGTTCCTCGAGGGGATCGTCAATGGGACTGACCCTGAACATGAAGAATACTGGGGTGAATTCTCAACCAAAGACCAGCGTATGGTGGAACAGGCTGTGCTGGGACTGGGGCTTGCTCTTGCGCCGCATAAGCTGTGGGAGCCGCTGAGTGATGTTCAGAAAATGCAGGTATATAACTGGTTGAACCAGATCAATCATGTGGATCGTTCGAACCCGAATAACTGGCTGATGTTCACGGTTCTTGTGAATGTGGGCTTTAAGAAAGTCGGATTGCCCTACGATCAAGAGATAATGAATCATTATTTGGAGAAGATAGATACCTACTACTTGAGTGATGGCTGGTATTCCGATGGGCTGACCGATCAGAGAGACTATTATATTGCTTTTGCTATGCATTATTATACGCTGATATATGCTAAATTGATGGCGGATGATGATCCTCAGAGGGCTGCAGTTTACCGGGAAAGATCCGCACAATTTGCCAAAGATTTTATGTATTGGTTTGCTGAGGACGGAAGTGCGATTCCTTTCGGACGTAGTCTGACCTATCGTTTTGCGCAGGTCTCTTTCTGGAGTGCGCTGGTGTATGCCGAGGTCCTTCCTTTTTCATATGGCGTTCTCAAAGGAATTATAATGCGTCATTTTCGTTGGTGGTTTGAGAAGCCTATTATGGGAATAGACGGATTACTAAGTATCGGATATGCGTACCCGAATCTGGTAATGACGGAGAACTACAATGCCCCTGGATCACCGTATTGGGCCTTTAAAGCTATGCTTATTCTTGCCTTGCCGGACGATCATCCTTTTTGGCAAGCGGAAGAAGAACCACTGCCTGTATTGAAAGATCAACTGCCGCTTCAAGAGGCGCGTATGCTGGTGAGTCGTCCAGAAGGAAATAAGCATGTTATTGCCTATACCTCTGGTCAGATGGCTAACTTTGATATGGCCCATAGCGCAGCTAAATATTCCAAGTTTGCTTACTCCACGCTGTTCGGATTCAGTGTGCCGAAGGCGGGTTATGGCTTAGTTCAAGGCGCTTACGACTCTACATTAGCATTGTGTGAATGCGATGAACATTACCGGGTACGCAGATTCTGCGAGATGTGGGAAATTGGAGAGAATTATGTATATTCACGCTGGCATCCCTGGAGCGATGTACATGTGAAGACATGGATTATTCCAGCGGGTCTGTGGCATGTCCGCATTCACAGCATTCACAGCGCCCGGTGTCTAGACGTAGCGGAGGGTGGATTTGCCATTGGCCAGTCTGCTGGCTTCTCACGCAGTGATCGGGAAACCATTCATGTATCTAACACTGCTGTCTCGGTGCAATTGCCTTGGGGAATCAGTGCCATACATATGCTAAGCGGTTTTGACCGGGGAGAATGCGTGCTACCCGAACCGAATACTAATCTGCTGAAGCCTCGGACGTTTCTTCCGAGCTTGATCTCCAGATTGGAGCCGGGAGATCATGTATTAATATCTGCAGTCTTCGGAGCTACGAATATCCCAGAGAACCAGGAGAGTCTGTCATCACCGCCGATTATTCAGCGGCAGTCGGAAGGAAGGATTGTTATCTACGATCCTCGTAACCAAGCAGTACTTCATACGGTTGATTTATCGGAAAGGAGAGACAAAGATGTGGACAACGGCAATTGA
- a CDS encoding response regulator transcription factor, with amino-acid sequence MLTAILVDDDYPVIRYLSQAVSWSELGIELTGCYYSGLEAWEKARQNPPDLIITDIGMPKMNGLEMLEKFRAMKPGIRAIILSCHNEFKYAQQALKLNVGEYILKESLNIEQLEHALRTLVKEVGLNRQQHTEMQVYKQKQSQNRAALKEKFLKDTLYQSWDKVAWIEQARSNGIMIHAKTYIPMLIVIDRPEEASRVRRMSEYTISFAVENIMQEVLEADHSLFISRYSHKEIVILFCSDQSSRDHQAIYHSIQNAASAVQKYLKLSVSCIFGAEARSPEEIRGTLQRMLKEKIQRFYFPAAGIHRFEEISFSRDDIYAEYGSLYAVINDDIALNRETELRVHVKEWREWVATQKFHPNEVKECVLRLLMDLQLKTKQLLQSPLPMAEEKLFSVVSDIDTLEHLEEWLVQYLEELARKISIFSIKSKRSEVIKAQQFVISHVTEKITLEDMAGRLNLNASYFSRLFKRETNQNFIEYVNMLKLQKAKELLNQSGKTVEEISEYLGYANKSYFIKLFKREMGMRPSEYAAWH; translated from the coding sequence ATGCTGACGGCAATTTTGGTGGATGATGACTATCCGGTTATCCGTTATTTGTCGCAGGCCGTGTCATGGAGTGAGCTCGGGATTGAACTCACCGGATGTTATTATAGCGGTCTTGAGGCTTGGGAAAAAGCACGGCAGAATCCACCGGATCTGATTATCACCGATATTGGCATGCCTAAGATGAACGGACTGGAGATGCTTGAGAAATTCAGAGCGATGAAGCCCGGAATTCGTGCGATTATTCTGTCCTGCCACAACGAGTTCAAATACGCTCAGCAGGCGCTGAAATTAAACGTAGGAGAATATATTTTAAAAGAATCACTGAATATCGAGCAGCTGGAACATGCACTCAGAACACTTGTGAAGGAAGTGGGTCTGAACAGGCAGCAGCATACCGAGATGCAGGTATATAAGCAAAAGCAATCACAAAACCGTGCTGCGCTAAAAGAAAAGTTTCTAAAAGATACGTTATACCAATCTTGGGACAAGGTAGCTTGGATCGAGCAAGCCCGGTCAAACGGAATTATGATCCATGCCAAGACCTACATTCCAATGCTTATAGTGATTGACCGTCCAGAGGAAGCCTCACGGGTGCGCCGTATGAGTGAATATACGATTTCTTTTGCCGTCGAGAATATTATGCAGGAAGTGCTTGAGGCTGATCACAGTTTATTTATTTCGAGATACAGCCATAAGGAGATTGTTATTCTTTTCTGCAGCGACCAGTCTTCCAGAGACCACCAAGCGATCTATCATTCCATTCAAAATGCAGCCTCTGCGGTACAGAAATATCTCAAGCTGTCTGTCTCCTGCATATTTGGTGCTGAGGCACGCAGTCCTGAGGAAATTCGCGGAACACTGCAGCGGATGTTAAAGGAGAAGATCCAGCGGTTTTATTTTCCAGCAGCGGGCATCCATCGTTTTGAAGAGATTAGCTTTTCGCGGGATGATATTTATGCCGAATATGGAAGTCTGTACGCTGTTATTAATGATGATATTGCCCTGAATAGGGAAACAGAGCTTCGTGTTCATGTAAAGGAATGGCGAGAATGGGTGGCAACGCAAAAGTTTCATCCAAATGAAGTTAAGGAATGTGTTCTCCGGTTGCTGATGGACTTGCAATTGAAGACGAAACAGCTGCTGCAGTCTCCATTGCCTATGGCGGAAGAAAAGCTGTTTAGCGTGGTGAGTGACATTGATACCCTCGAGCATTTGGAAGAGTGGTTAGTTCAGTACTTGGAAGAATTAGCGCGGAAAATAAGTATATTCTCTATTAAGTCCAAACGGAGCGAGGTTATTAAAGCCCAGCAGTTCGTGATCAGTCATGTAACGGAGAAAATAACGCTGGAGGACATGGCTGGACGCCTGAACTTGAATGCCAGCTATTTCAGCCGCTTGTTCAAACGGGAAACAAACCAGAATTTCATCGAATACGTAAACATGCTAAAGCTCCAGAAGGCAAAAGAGCTGCTTAATCAGTCTGGAAAGACTGTGGAAGAGATCTCCGAGTATCTGGGATATGCCAACAAAAGTTATTTTATCAAGCTGTTTAAACGGGAAATGGGCATGAGGCCCAGTGAATATGCGGCTTGGCATTAA
- a CDS encoding cache domain-containing sensor histidine kinase gives MFRKHQSLRMKLVWSSMICVLIPLVCIYMVTDYLTRDLILEKAVGSARESLNASSANMNAIFEQTLEQSNFVLQNSEIRQMMSAVPESLHSAKEIIQYNRMSRMLDDMFVLSEYLKVTLIGKNGFIYTSYPYSDFNPKTFYSERWMSLLKQTQPISTFWRAEHDTYYNYSDKGSANWVTIARPIQSTSSSTIGYMIININERKLRPYLNNDNGKEMMLLDDKGTVVSHSDPARIGETMTWWKKEGRLDTVEISGEKFLYVDQELSSNRWQMVSIIPMKAALSKNKQILFISLAVQILFFTFFSVLLTVLISKLTQPIVKLSAFVKRIGRGQLDERSLIRGNNEAAQLARTIDQMLDRIESMIEQITYEQTGKRKAELEMLQAQINPHFMFNLLNSIRLNILMQGDKENAELIGSLSSLLRMTFNRDNEFIPLREETDTISHYVTLMNFRHANQVRLEMNLADGTAEALVPRFMIQPMIENAIIHGFEQFGGEIFIEARIIATTGTLVITIKDNGIGMSQENLKRLRETAYSSEQIAEEDRKGFSGIGLRNVAQRLSMIYGASFKLNISSEPDVGTEICLEFPLNYGKVGIENADGNFGG, from the coding sequence GTGTTTAGAAAGCATCAATCACTTCGAATGAAACTTGTCTGGTCTTCAATGATTTGCGTACTTATCCCGCTAGTCTGCATTTACATGGTTACAGATTATTTAACCCGGGATCTGATTCTGGAGAAGGCCGTTGGCAGCGCAAGAGAATCTCTCAATGCGTCCAGTGCCAATATGAATGCCATTTTTGAACAAACGCTCGAGCAGTCCAATTTTGTGCTTCAGAACAGCGAAATCAGGCAGATGATGTCTGCTGTTCCAGAGTCGCTCCATTCAGCGAAAGAGATCATCCAGTATAACCGTATGTCGCGGATGCTGGATGATATGTTCGTTCTTTCAGAGTATTTGAAAGTGACGCTGATCGGTAAGAATGGATTTATTTATACGAGTTATCCTTATAGCGACTTTAATCCGAAAACCTTTTATAGCGAGCGTTGGATGTCACTATTGAAACAAACTCAGCCGATTTCGACTTTCTGGAGAGCGGAGCACGACACCTACTACAACTATTCTGATAAGGGCTCAGCCAATTGGGTAACTATTGCGAGACCTATACAATCGACCTCCAGCAGCACGATCGGATATATGATTATCAACATCAATGAGCGTAAACTCCGCCCTTATCTGAACAATGACAATGGCAAAGAGATGATGCTTTTGGATGACAAGGGAACTGTAGTCTCACATTCTGATCCAGCCCGAATTGGTGAAACAATGACGTGGTGGAAAAAGGAAGGTCGGCTTGATACTGTCGAGATCAGTGGGGAGAAATTTTTGTATGTTGACCAGGAGCTGAGCAGCAACAGATGGCAGATGGTGAGCATTATCCCTATGAAGGCGGCATTGTCAAAGAATAAACAGATTTTATTTATCAGCTTAGCCGTGCAAATTCTATTCTTTACCTTCTTTTCCGTTCTCTTAACCGTTCTAATCTCTAAGCTGACTCAGCCCATCGTGAAATTAAGTGCTTTTGTAAAGCGAATAGGTCGTGGTCAACTGGATGAACGTTCGTTAATCCGTGGGAATAATGAGGCGGCTCAACTGGCCCGTACCATCGACCAAATGCTAGATCGAATCGAGTCCATGATTGAACAAATCACCTATGAGCAAACAGGAAAGAGAAAAGCTGAACTGGAAATGCTGCAGGCACAGATCAATCCGCACTTTATGTTTAATCTGTTGAATTCGATCCGGTTAAATATTCTGATGCAAGGAGACAAGGAGAACGCCGAGTTGATTGGTTCGTTGTCGTCTTTGCTCCGTATGACCTTTAACAGAGACAATGAGTTTATCCCGCTTCGTGAGGAGACAGATACGATATCTCATTATGTGACTTTGATGAATTTTCGTCATGCCAATCAGGTCAGGCTGGAAATGAATTTAGCAGACGGAACTGCTGAAGCACTGGTGCCTCGGTTTATGATTCAGCCTATGATCGAAAATGCCATCATCCATGGTTTTGAGCAGTTTGGTGGTGAGATCTTTATTGAAGCTCGTATTATTGCAACTACAGGAACCTTGGTTATCACCATTAAGGATAATGGTATCGGAATGTCACAGGAGAATTTAAAAAGACTTCGTGAAACCGCATACAGTAGTGAGCAAATTGCAGAAGAGGACAGAAAAGGATTCTCCGGCATAGGCTTACGTAATGTGGCCCAACGCCTCAGTATGATTTATGGTGCTTCATTTAAGTTGAATATATCAAGCGAACCTGATGTGGGTACGGAGATTTGTTTGGAGTTTCCACTGAACTACGGAAAGGTGGGTATAGAGAATGCTGACGGCAATTTTGGTGGATGA